From a region of the Alnus glutinosa chromosome 1, dhAlnGlut1.1, whole genome shotgun sequence genome:
- the LOC133858924 gene encoding protein SIEVE ELEMENT OCCLUSION B-like, translated as MASKLLIAAAKPAINGELSVLSMSDEQIMNQIYATHVHADEKFDADSLFVVVENVLKRATLIVDNVVMGTQDHLENLEDKAPKASFSPPLCTLKQLSSEMACKAPGEEIAHKTTMSILNKLSTYSWDAKAVLTLAAFALDYGDFWLLAQLHSSDQLAKSMGILRRVPTILKRPVLPKYGKEIVEVNNLIKATLEVIESIFELEKLSIYDTKDVPALSTAMDRIPVDAYWAIITIVACMTQMCCLTSDENKRQELSPFAQKINITLNFLKMQIKLCHQQIDELEAYRKLKKLLRTPTEIMEVFKALVFAKDNVQQLIDGSTNKLVSIDVLKKKNVVLFLSGLDVSIDEISILKPIYDGIRKNEQYKIVWIPIVEEWTDDLRKKFEILRNKMPWYIVQYFSPVVGIKFIKEEWNFKNKAIAVVMNPQGKVEHPNALHMIRVWGMKAFPFTTIAEETISSKGFLMESIWSDSNPNLNAWIQEEKYIFFYGGKDNEWIQQFTKKATALANDPVIKGARISIELFCVGKGSKGEDDIGILGHFWNCIESFFFSRTHKKTDSDPLTQEIQKLLSYKNESGWIVLSKGSRVVATGHGTTIMKVLDEFEKWKGYAREIGVEICFKEYHDKLIEMDRPCCRFDVPITAGKIPEHMKCPHCPRVMQTFISFKCCHLDGAPNALH; from the exons ATGGCCAGCAAGTTGCTCATTGCCGCCGCAAAGCCAGCCATTAACGGTGAGCTGAGCGTACTAAGCATGTCCGACGAGCAGATCATGAATCAAATTTATGCAACCCATGTTCATGCCGACGAAAAGTTTGACGCTGACTCTCTATTCGTCGTCGTCGAAAACGTTCTTAAGCGTGCCACCCTTATTGTTGACAATGTTGTGatg GGTACCCAAGATCACCTGGAGAATTTGGAGGACAAGGCGCCCAAGGCCAGCTTTAGTCCACCATTGTGCACCCTCAAACAACTTTCTTCTGag ATGGCATGCAAGGCTCCGGGTGAGGAAATTGCGCACAAAACTACTATGTCGATTCTTAACAAACTCTCAACCTATTCATGGGATGCGAAAGCAGTGCTGACGCTTGCTGCTTTTGCTTTGGACTACGGAGATTTCTGGCTCTTAGCCCAACTTCACTCTTCGGACCAACTCGCCAAATCAATGGGGATTCTAAGACGAGTACCTACCATCTTAAAGCGTCCAGTCCTTCCGAAATACGGGAAAGAGATTGTTGAAGTTAACAATCTAATCAAGGCCACATTGGAAGTCATCGAGTCCATCTTTGAGTTGGAGAAACTATCAATCTATGACACAAAGGATGTACCAGCATTATCAACTGCCATGGACCGTATCCCAGTGGACGCCTATTGGGCTATCATAACTATTGTAGCTTGCATGACACAAATGTGTTGTCTCACTAGCGATGA GAACAAGAGACAGGAATTATCTCCTTTTGCTCAGAAAATCAATATCACCCTCAACTTTCTAAAGATGCAGATAAAACTTTGCCATCAACAAATAG ATGAACTTGAGGCTTATAGGAAACTCAAGAAACTCTTGCGAACACCTACCGAAATCATGGAGGTTTTCAAGGCACTGGTTTTCGCCAAGGATAATGTGCAACAGCTTATTGATGGTTCTACAAACAAGTTG GTTAGCATTGATGTGCTGAAAAAGAAGAATGTAGTATTGTTCCTCTCGGGCCTGGACGTCTCAATTGATGAGATCTCGATCTTGAAGCCAATTTATGACGGAATAAGGAAGAATGAGCAATATAAAATTGTATGGATTCCAATTGTGGAGGAATGGACTGATGACTTGCGAAAAAAGTTCGAGATTCTGCGGAATAAGATGCCGTGGTACATAGTGCAATACTTTTCACCAGTAGTAGGCATCAAGTTCATTAAGGAGGAGTGGAACTTCAAGAATAAGGCAATCGCTGTGGTGATGAACCCACAAGGGAAAGTGGAACACCCAAATGCACTACACATGATTCGGGTATGGGGAATGAAGGCCTTCCCTTTCACTACCATAGCTGAAGAAACTATATCGAGcaaagggtttttgatggaaaGCATTTGGAGTGACAGTAATCCGAACCTAAATGCATGG ATCCAAGAGGAGAAGTACATTTTCTTCTATGGAGGTAAGGACAACGAGTGGATCCAACAATTTACAAAGAAAGCAACTGCCCTGGCGAATGATCCAGTTATAAAGGGTGCAAGGATTTCAATAGAGTTGTTTTGCGTTGGGAAAGGCAGCAAAGGGGAGGATGATATCGGCATCCTAGGGCATTTCTGGAATTGCATAGAGAGCTTTTTCTTCTCAAGGACTCACAAGAAGACCGACTCGGATCCTCTAACGCAGGAAATCCAGAAGTTGCTTTCCTACAAGAATGAAAGTGGATGGATTGTGCTCAGCAAAGGGTCTAGAGTGGTTGCAACTGGTCATGGGACAACAATTATGAAGGTCTTGGATGAGTTTGAGAAATGGAAGGGGTACGCTCGTGAGATTGGCGTCGAAATTTGTTTCAAAGAGTACCATGACAAGCTTATTGAAATGGATCGCCCATGCTGTCGTTTTGACGTCCCAATCACTGCTGGAAAAATCCCTGAGCATATGAAATGCCCTCACTGTCCCCGCGTTATGCAGACTTTTATCAGCTTCAAGTGCTGCCACCTTGACGGTGCTCCGAACGCACTGCATTAG